From Halorubrum salinarum, the proteins below share one genomic window:
- a CDS encoding TRAM domain-containing protein, whose protein sequence is MDVSETLKSLYTAPIEHADDGTYQISVPERELAAGTLTEGETYRIALISTPKSNTDTTESVSNHEADPDENQPEHNEPPVTEGEHRDVEIEHLGDQGDGIAKVERGYVVIVPDTSVGDRVTVKVQQVRENVAFGEVVDRHPRSQE, encoded by the coding sequence ATGGATGTCTCCGAGACACTCAAATCACTCTACACTGCGCCGATTGAGCATGCTGATGATGGTACCTATCAAATCTCGGTGCCAGAACGAGAACTAGCGGCCGGGACACTTACAGAAGGTGAGACATACCGTATTGCGCTCATCTCGACCCCCAAGTCAAATACTGATACTACCGAATCTGTTTCAAATCATGAGGCAGACCCCGATGAGAACCAACCAGAGCACAACGAGCCGCCTGTCACGGAGGGCGAACACCGAGACGTTGAAATCGAGCACCTTGGTGATCAAGGCGACGGAATCGCAAAAGTTGAGCGCGGCTACGTTGTGATTGTGCCTGACACGAGCGTCGGCGACCGTGTCACCGTCAAAGTACAACAGGTCCGAGAAAATGTCGCGTTCGGGGAGGTTGTGGACCGTCACCCACGTAGTCAAGAATAA
- a CDS encoding sugar phosphate nucleotidyltransferase, which yields MSESPVQAVILAAGEGRRLTPLTNRRPKPMLPVANKPLLDYIVEAVAAAGIDHLTLVVGYHQERIRNHFADGDEWGVTITYVEQPTQLGTGHAVLQAESAVDGPFVVLNGDRIIEPEIIERVAAAVKDGTHPVVTTTTVETPREYGVITTDGETVTNINEKPDGPIETNQINAGIYGLAPEFFETIRTTHTTGELTLTAALNEYAREAGGIERLTYTGQWLDVSNLWDLLRVNAGLIETTTTGNSETGRTHDRASVANDVVLADSARIGSNVTIGGNTAIGRNVTIESNAVVENAIVFPDTVIGAGTVIRDAVIASNVRLGPNVTITGPPDTMVIEDTVHHDIELGGVVGDNTTIGPSATLTTGAVVGDDVETDAAVTIDSRIAAGTTVRRG from the coding sequence ATGAGCGAGTCACCGGTACAGGCAGTCATTCTCGCGGCAGGTGAGGGCCGTCGGCTGACCCCACTCACCAACCGACGGCCAAAGCCGATGCTTCCTGTCGCAAACAAGCCACTACTCGACTATATCGTCGAAGCGGTTGCGGCCGCCGGGATTGACCACCTCACGCTCGTTGTCGGGTATCACCAAGAACGCATCCGGAACCATTTCGCTGACGGTGATGAGTGGGGGGTGACAATAACCTACGTTGAGCAACCGACCCAACTTGGGACTGGCCACGCTGTCCTCCAGGCTGAATCGGCTGTCGACGGTCCGTTCGTTGTGCTCAACGGCGACCGCATCATTGAGCCGGAAATCATCGAGCGTGTTGCGGCTGCGGTCAAGGATGGAACCCACCCGGTCGTGACGACAACAACCGTCGAAACACCACGTGAATACGGCGTCATCACTACTGATGGCGAGACCGTGACAAACATCAACGAGAAACCTGATGGACCGATCGAAACGAACCAGATCAACGCTGGCATCTACGGCCTTGCGCCGGAGTTCTTTGAGACAATTCGAACCACACACACTACCGGTGAGCTAACGCTGACTGCCGCGCTCAACGAGTACGCACGTGAGGCTGGCGGCATTGAGCGTCTCACCTACACGGGACAGTGGCTCGACGTCTCGAATTTGTGGGATCTACTACGGGTCAACGCAGGCCTGATTGAGACGACAACCACAGGCAACAGCGAAACGGGGAGGACACACGACCGAGCGAGTGTTGCTAATGATGTCGTGCTCGCAGACAGCGCTCGCATCGGGTCGAACGTGACGATTGGGGGGAACACGGCCATCGGCCGGAATGTGACGATTGAATCGAACGCCGTTGTGGAGAATGCGATCGTGTTCCCAGACACCGTCATTGGGGCGGGGACCGTGATTCGGGATGCGGTGATTGCGAGTAATGTTCGTCTTGGCCCGAACGTGACCATTACGGGCCCACCAGACACGATGGTCATCGAAGATACTGTCCATCACGATATTGAATTGGGTGGCGTCGTCGGCGATAACACCACAATCGGGCCGAGTGCGACGCTGACAACCGGCGCGGTTGTCGGCGACGATGTCGAGACGGATGCGGCCGTCACGATTGACAGTCGAATTGCGGCGGGCACGACGGTGCGGCGAGGATAA
- the glmS gene encoding glutamine--fructose-6-phosphate transaminase (isomerizing) produces MCGIIGYVQAAGEQASATAAASDGGLKQATGAIIHEGLQNLEYRGYDSVGVALVGGSSGLTVRKQSGKVDGLDIPEISDATHGIGHTRWSTHGPPTDTNAHPHTDCVGDVAVVHNGIVENYETLKEELAEHEFTSDTDTEVIPHLIEEELAADAEADLLAAVRRVETRLEGSYAICTVREDDDRIIVARRGSPLVVGHGDTTAFVASDVTAFLEHTRDVTYLEDGDVAALEGGDVSVFHDGEAVDRDIETVTWEADAAEKGGYEHYMRKEIHEQPEALRQTLAGRLDVDAGNVDLDVSFPPGFLADLEEIRIVACGTSYYAGRYATQLFEELSGVRASVEIASEYEFGAGRTPDRTLVVAVTQSGETADTLGAIRRAKEAGARTFAVTNTLGSTVTREVDETAFIRAGPEIGVAATKTFASQVATLAMLAVAIGRERGALAASDARSVLEDLQGLPGAVQQVLDSEPQVREAAQAYQDSEAFFFVGRALGVPVALEGALKLKEISYDHAEGFAAGELKHGPLALVTPETPVLAVLTDGSRARETMNNVTEAQTRGAPALGCVSAGDAYDTLDVSFNVPDVGIVEPLVANVYLQLFAYHVANEKGRSIDKPRNLAKSVTVE; encoded by the coding sequence ATGTGTGGAATCATCGGATACGTTCAAGCGGCCGGCGAACAGGCGTCAGCAACCGCGGCAGCGAGCGACGGTGGGCTCAAACAGGCGACCGGCGCGATCATCCACGAGGGACTCCAGAATCTGGAGTACCGCGGGTACGATTCCGTCGGGGTCGCACTTGTGGGGGGGTCCAGTGGGCTCACCGTTAGGAAACAGTCGGGGAAGGTTGATGGGCTCGACATCCCTGAGATTAGTGACGCAACACACGGGATTGGCCACACCCGCTGGAGTACGCACGGTCCGCCCACTGATACAAATGCGCATCCGCACACCGATTGCGTCGGTGATGTCGCGGTCGTCCACAACGGGATCGTCGAAAACTACGAGACGCTCAAAGAGGAGTTGGCTGAGCACGAATTTACGAGTGACACCGACACCGAAGTCATCCCACACCTAATTGAGGAGGAACTCGCTGCGGATGCCGAGGCTGATCTGTTGGCCGCAGTCCGGCGTGTTGAAACACGGCTGGAGGGGAGTTACGCGATCTGTACAGTTCGCGAGGATGATGATCGGATCATTGTGGCGCGCCGTGGGAGTCCGCTTGTGGTGGGCCATGGCGACACCACTGCCTTCGTTGCGAGCGATGTGACCGCCTTCTTAGAGCATACCCGCGACGTGACCTATCTTGAGGATGGAGACGTCGCGGCGCTTGAGGGTGGGGATGTGTCCGTGTTCCACGATGGTGAAGCCGTTGACCGTGACATCGAGACTGTCACGTGGGAGGCTGATGCCGCTGAAAAAGGTGGCTATGAACACTATATGCGCAAAGAGATCCATGAGCAACCTGAGGCGCTCCGTCAGACGCTTGCGGGTCGACTTGATGTCGATGCGGGGAATGTGGATCTCGATGTATCGTTCCCGCCGGGCTTCCTCGCCGATCTTGAGGAGATTCGGATTGTCGCCTGTGGCACGTCGTATTATGCCGGGCGGTACGCCACACAGCTGTTCGAAGAGCTCTCAGGTGTGCGTGCCAGCGTCGAGATTGCGAGTGAGTATGAGTTCGGAGCAGGTCGGACTCCCGACCGAACGCTCGTCGTTGCGGTTACACAGAGCGGTGAGACCGCTGACACGCTTGGGGCAATCCGGCGTGCGAAAGAAGCTGGTGCCCGAACGTTTGCGGTGACGAATACATTGGGGAGTACGGTCACCCGAGAAGTTGATGAGACTGCCTTCATCCGCGCTGGGCCGGAGATTGGGGTGGCAGCGACGAAGACGTTCGCTTCACAAGTGGCGACGCTTGCGATGCTTGCGGTGGCGATTGGTCGTGAGAGGGGTGCGTTGGCAGCCTCTGATGCGCGCTCGGTGCTGGAGGATTTACAGGGGCTTCCTGGAGCGGTCCAGCAGGTCCTTGATTCGGAACCCCAAGTACGGGAGGCCGCACAGGCGTACCAAGACAGTGAGGCGTTCTTCTTTGTCGGACGTGCGCTTGGCGTGCCCGTCGCGTTAGAGGGGGCACTAAAACTCAAAGAGATTTCGTATGACCACGCTGAGGGCTTTGCGGCGGGTGAACTGAAGCATGGGCCGCTCGCGTTGGTGACACCTGAGACACCCGTGTTAGCGGTGTTGACCGATGGATCGCGGGCACGTGAGACGATGAACAACGTGACTGAAGCACAGACGCGTGGTGCGCCGGCGTTGGGGTGTGTCTCAGCAGGGGATGCGTACGACACACTCGATGTCTCGTTCAACGTGCCCGACGTGGGAATTGTCGAGCCGCTGGTGGCGAATGTGTATCTCCAGTTGTTCGCGTATCACGTGGCAAACGAGAAGGGACGGTCGATCGACAAGCCGCGGAATCTGGCGAAAAGCGTGACGGTGGAGTGA
- a CDS encoding metal-dependent hydrolase — protein sequence MADLFTHILFGYSLGIVLSWRYEWISYPLLTVVMIGSTLPDLNRIDLVIPEETITALLGIPFTWSPLHRVGGTLLIVCLGALLVANTYRRVVFTLLAIGASSHYALDFLLYKPSGISGPLLWPFVTHGIAIDGFYLSSDRLPVVVAAALAGLLWIMDRRWVRPDHPNR from the coding sequence ATGGCTGATCTCTTCACCCATATTTTGTTTGGATACTCTCTCGGGATCGTGCTCTCGTGGCGATATGAGTGGATTTCCTATCCACTACTCACAGTGGTCATGATCGGGTCGACGCTCCCAGATCTAAACCGGATCGATCTTGTGATCCCCGAAGAGACCATCACAGCTCTCTTGGGAATTCCGTTCACATGGAGTCCACTCCACCGGGTTGGTGGAACTCTCCTCATTGTGTGTCTCGGCGCGCTCCTTGTCGCGAATACGTATCGACGTGTCGTGTTCACGCTCTTGGCTATCGGTGCGAGTTCGCACTACGCGCTGGATTTTCTGTTGTATAAGCCATCGGGAATTTCGGGCCCACTACTATGGCCGTTCGTCACGCATGGCATCGCTATCGATGGGTTTTACCTGAGTAGCGACCGCTTGCCCGTCGTGGTTGCTGCGGCGCTTGCTGGTCTTCTTTGGATCATGGATCGACGTTGGGTGCGCCCCGATCATCCTAACAGGTGA
- a CDS encoding orc1/cdc6 family replication initiation protein — MGDFSFTPNDAIFENREALLEEWTPDSLVGRDKELTRYHAALQPVINNETPSNVFLYGKSGVGKTAATRYLLRTLERDATDVPELELTTIEVNCDGLNTSYQVAVKLVNELREPGRQISNKGYPQASVYEFLFDELDAYGGTVLIVLDEVDHIGDDSLLYKLSRARSNGDISEAKLGVIGISNDLDFRTQLFSKVQSSLCEKEVSFSAYDADELRLVLEQRERVAFQDTVLEDGVIAMCAAYGAKDSGDARKALDLLLEAGDVAREGGSDVVTETHVQEARERVQTDQVVEGIQNYSQHGKLVLYALTRLHERGDTPVRTREVVETYRSVAHSEGVSPVSERSVRDYLGELAQLGITGVTEHNRGKDGGKYNEHQLEQSVSAVRSGLSTLLESA; from the coding sequence ATGGGCGACTTCTCGTTCACGCCAAACGACGCCATCTTCGAGAATCGTGAGGCACTTCTCGAAGAGTGGACGCCGGACAGTCTCGTCGGGCGCGACAAAGAACTCACCCGCTACCACGCCGCTCTCCAGCCAGTAATCAACAACGAGACTCCCTCGAATGTCTTTCTCTACGGAAAGAGCGGCGTTGGCAAGACTGCGGCCACGCGCTATCTCCTTCGTACGCTTGAGCGGGACGCAACCGATGTGCCAGAATTGGAACTCACGACGATTGAGGTCAACTGCGACGGACTGAATACCTCCTACCAGGTCGCCGTGAAGCTGGTCAACGAACTCCGTGAACCGGGCCGACAGATATCCAATAAGGGATACCCGCAAGCGAGCGTGTACGAGTTCCTCTTTGACGAACTCGATGCGTATGGGGGGACAGTACTCATCGTGCTCGACGAAGTCGATCACATCGGCGACGATTCCCTGCTCTACAAGCTGTCGCGGGCTCGCTCGAACGGTGACATTAGCGAGGCGAAGCTCGGCGTCATCGGCATCTCCAACGACTTAGATTTCCGGACGCAACTCTTCTCAAAGGTCCAGTCGTCGCTCTGTGAAAAGGAAGTTTCCTTCAGCGCTTACGATGCCGACGAGCTCCGACTCGTCCTCGAACAGCGCGAACGGGTCGCTTTCCAAGATACCGTTCTCGAAGATGGGGTGATCGCGATGTGTGCTGCGTATGGAGCGAAGGACTCAGGTGACGCACGGAAGGCCTTGGATCTCCTCTTAGAGGCTGGCGACGTCGCACGTGAGGGCGGGTCCGACGTCGTGACCGAGACCCACGTCCAAGAAGCCCGTGAGCGCGTTCAAACAGATCAGGTTGTCGAGGGGATACAGAATTACTCGCAGCACGGCAAGCTTGTGTTGTACGCACTGACACGCCTCCACGAGCGCGGCGACACGCCGGTTCGGACGCGCGAAGTCGTCGAGACGTACCGGTCCGTCGCGCACTCGGAAGGGGTGAGCCCGGTCTCGGAGCGGTCTGTCCGTGACTACTTGGGCGAGTTGGCACAGCTGGGGATTACGGGCGTGACGGAGCACAACCGAGGGAAAGACGGGGGCAAGTACAACGAGCATCAACTCGAACAGTCCGTCTCGGCGGTTCGAAGTGGGTTATCGACGCTTTTGGAGTCGGCGTAA
- a CDS encoding AbrB/MazE/SpoVT family DNA-binding domain-containing protein, giving the protein MATGEPPEETTVNDSGMVTIPANLRRRLDIEPGDKLRWTTDNEGNLSVEVVKQHYGAFDDFEPVQMGGGGSNTHDLAGYEDDPAFSESN; this is encoded by the coding sequence ATGGCAACCGGCGAACCCCCAGAAGAGACGACGGTCAACGATAGTGGGATGGTAACAATTCCGGCCAACCTCCGCCGGCGTCTTGACATCGAACCCGGTGACAAGCTCCGGTGGACCACTGACAACGAGGGAAACCTCTCTGTCGAGGTTGTCAAGCAGCACTATGGCGCGTTCGACGACTTTGAACCAGTCCAGATGGGGGGTGGTGGCTCTAACACCCACGACCTCGCAGGCTACGAGGACGATCCCGCGTTCTCAGAGTCCAACTGA
- a CDS encoding type II toxin-antitoxin system VapC family toxin has protein sequence MAVAVIDTGVLIGMADIDDEHHDVAMEIVRGIDHGELPTARVTNYIILETLNWIHTRKRHETAIETYERLNQSAGFEVLHAAQKDFTTAVDLFQTHESLSFGDATIAAYMEREGIEYLYSFDGDFDAIQGITRLETPDNLFS, from the coding sequence ATGGCAGTCGCCGTGATCGATACGGGTGTGCTAATTGGGATGGCCGACATTGACGACGAACACCACGACGTCGCGATGGAGATTGTCCGTGGAATTGACCACGGTGAGCTTCCGACAGCCCGGGTGACGAATTACATCATTCTCGAAACGCTCAATTGGATACATACTCGGAAGCGACACGAGACGGCCATCGAAACGTATGAGCGATTGAATCAGTCTGCTGGGTTTGAGGTACTCCACGCCGCACAGAAAGACTTCACCACCGCTGTTGATCTCTTCCAGACGCATGAGAGCCTATCCTTCGGTGACGCAACTATTGCTGCGTACATGGAACGTGAGGGCATTGAGTACCTCTATTCGTTTGATGGCGACTTCGACGCGATTCAGGGAATCACCCGGCTAGAGACGCCAGACAACCTCTTCTCGTGA
- a CDS encoding glycosyltransferase family 2 protein — MSESVTTVSIVTPAYNEEKYIEENILSVINQTYDNIEHIIIDDGSTDKTSDIIQRYAEQEHIRLISKDNEGQARAVNDGFELSEGEVVIWMNADDVLFYKETISKVVAFFNANPNVDIGYSNNAYINENSNIYKIRYSLPIFSEKWLVRRYFASCIFYRRSVIKNNKLDSNLYYALDYEYALRLSSKGYKFKHIGSCLWALRVHSETKSNEDSEAVRMEGNQIQAMYGKNYNYRYTLFRVYSTIINTMLAIYATFLIPQLDSADIAFKNYLESRSTILVGHLKRLPIISGIQSLKNT, encoded by the coding sequence ATGTCGGAATCCGTAACAACAGTCTCAATCGTGACTCCTGCTTATAATGAAGAAAAATATATCGAAGAGAATATTCTTAGTGTTATTAATCAAACGTACGATAATATTGAACACATTATTATTGATGATGGGTCAACAGATAAAACCTCGGACATCATACAAAGATATGCTGAACAAGAACACATTCGTCTAATAAGTAAAGATAATGAAGGTCAAGCTAGGGCAGTAAATGATGGTTTTGAACTTTCAGAAGGGGAAGTTGTGATTTGGATGAATGCGGATGATGTTCTTTTCTATAAAGAAACAATCAGTAAAGTCGTCGCATTTTTTAATGCCAACCCTAATGTTGATATAGGCTATAGTAATAATGCTTATATCAACGAAAATTCAAATATTTATAAGATTCGTTATAGCCTCCCGATATTCAGTGAAAAGTGGTTAGTACGTCGGTATTTTGCATCGTGTATATTCTACCGCAGATCTGTAATAAAAAATAATAAGTTGGACTCGAATTTATACTACGCCCTCGACTACGAATATGCGCTAAGATTATCCTCTAAAGGGTATAAATTTAAACATATTGGTAGTTGTCTATGGGCCTTGAGAGTACATTCAGAAACAAAATCTAATGAAGACTCAGAAGCAGTGAGAATGGAAGGAAATCAAATTCAGGCAATGTATGGAAAAAATTATAATTACAGATATACCTTATTTAGGGTTTATTCAACAATCATAAATACAATGTTGGCAATATATGCTACTTTCCTTATACCGCAGTTGGATAGCGCAGATATAGCGTTTAAAAACTATTTGGAGTCTCGCTCTACAATCCTCGTAGGTCACTTGAAACGCCTACCCATCATAAGTGGCATCCAATCTTTAAAAAATACTTAG